Proteins encoded by one window of Manihot esculenta cultivar AM560-2 chromosome 10, M.esculenta_v8, whole genome shotgun sequence:
- the LOC110623970 gene encoding origin of replication complex subunit 4, protein MGFQSQVEKAKHLIRSRLCNPNFIIKPLSDSPDSNYSKLKFTISSSITEACNNSILLVGPRGSGKIAVLELVLNDLLQEYPDTISLIRLNGLLHSDENCAFKEIAKQLCLEHNLLFSKMASFDDNSQFMIAMLRECGLAHKTIIFTLDEFDQFAQGKQRLLYSLLDAMNTVTSQAVVIGVSCRLDVDQLLEKRIRSRFSHRKLLFLPPSKEDVQRLLEHVLSLPMDSSFPHDYAAQFNGKLQNLLADDRFKEIISSYLNSNSTINHLVRFLFIVVSFWESKSGFLSLENFKSALSSILRQPKQECIKDCSILELYVLVCMKRLEVKEQNSYNFNSVMKEYKSVQDSFQTSDYYARNVCLRSFERLIQRELICFTDNRAQGQSVEFRPVKLLVSYAELQEGLKSYRSCPIILQKLMEH, encoded by the exons ATGGGATTTCAAAGTCAAGTAGAGAAAGCTAAACATCTCATCAGGAGCAGGCTCTGTAACCCTAATTTCATCATCAAGCCTCTCTCTGATTCTCCAGACAGCAATTATAG CAAGTTGAAGTTTACAATATCAAGCTCAATCACAGAGGCATGCAACAATTCAATTCTGCTTGTTGGCCCCCGTGGTTCTGGAAAAATTGCA GTATTGGAGCTTGTTCTCAATGATTTGCTGCAGGAATATCCAGATACGATATCCTTA ATAAGATTGAATGGGCTGTTGCATAGTGATGAAAATTGCGCCTTTAAG GAAATTGCCAAACAGCTATGCTTGGAGCATAACTTGCTGTTTTCAAAAATG GCATCATTTGATGATAACTCCCAGTTCATGATAGCTATGTTACG AGAGTGTGGATTAGCACATAAAACAATTATTTTCACACTAGATGAGTTTGACCAATTTGCACAG GGAAAACAGCGATTACTTTATAGCTTGCTGGATGCAATGAATACAGTAACTTCCCAAGCTGTTGTCATTGGCGTGAGTTGCCGATTG GATGTTGATCAGCTTTTGGAGAAAAGAATAAGGTCTCGTTTTTCACATAGAAAGTTATTGTTTCTTCCTCCATCTAAGGAAGATGTGCAAAG GTTGCTGGAGCATGTGTTATCTTTGCCAATGGACTCAAGTTTTCCTCACGATTATGCTGCTCAATTCAATGGAAAGCTTCAA AATCTTTTGGCAGACGACAGATTTAAAGAAATTATTAGTAGTTATTTAAATTCCAATTCTACCATCAACCATTTGGTGAGGTTTCT GTTTATTGTTGTCTCTTTCTGGGAATCAAAGTCTGGCTTCCTGTCTCTTGAGAACTTCAAAAGTGCACTTTCAAGCATCCTAAGGCAGCCAAAGCAGGAATGCATAAAAG ACTGCTCAATATTAGAACTTTATGTCCTTGTGTGCATGAAGCGGTTGGAAGTTAAAGAGCAGAACTCGTATAACTTCAATTCTGTAATGAAAG AGTACAAAAGCGTTCAGGATTCATTCCAGACGTCTGACTATTATGCACGTAATGTATGCTTACGG TCATTCGAACGGCTCATACAACGAGAATTAATTTGTTTCACGGACAACAGAGCTCAAGGTCAATCTGTTGAATTTCGTCCAGTGAAGCTTCTAGTCTCATATGCTGAACTACAAGAGGGGCTGAAATCATATCGTTCTTGTCCT ATTATTCTTCAAAAATTAATGGAACATTAG